In one Oryza glaberrima chromosome 2, OglaRS2, whole genome shotgun sequence genomic region, the following are encoded:
- the LOC127762825 gene encoding alpha-mannosidase I MNS5 has protein sequence MRSPPRPRRPVPARLVAAAVLLSALAGGAAAGAAIAGDGYGRGRRLYMRNKVLEMFYHAYDNYMTYAFPHDELKPLTKSFTDSLSELGNLNLEHLPNDYNGSALTLVESLSSLVVLGNLTEFERGVLWLSENLTFDVDARINLFECNIRLLGGLISGHILAKEHISHLKDGPYQDQLLHLAENLGSRFLPAFETPTGLPYAWINLKYGVMENETTETSTSGCGSLILEMGALSRLTGDSRYEAAALRALRKLWSMRSSLNLVGTTLDVLTGKWIEYSSGIGAGVDSFYEYLIKAYVLFGSEEYWDMFHSAYLAVQKYFRHGPWYHEADMRTGEATHWQLTSLQAFWPGLQTLLGDVAAANISHREFYNVWQRFGVLPERYLLDFGMLHPTEKYYPLRPEFAESTFYLYQATKDPWYLEVGEAIIGSLNYYTKVDGGFASVRDVSTMKLEDHQHSFFLSETCKYLFLLYDDSFLRNQNYIFTTEGHPLPIRSTWHEIIPTTHVPSNWTFVKDDNQPFRVSALSSQVCPETIFRQSVGSPWESACHVPDVLPTHRCRTDDDCGVEAVSCRRRTCSMAGYCGLWLGVY, from the exons ATGCGATCTCctccccggccgcgccgcccagtGCCGGCgcggctcgtcgccgccgcggtccTCCTCTCGGCTCTCGCCGGGGGagccgcggcgggcgccgccatcgccggcgatgGGTACGGGCGCGGCAGGAGGCTGTACATGAGGAACAAGGTCCTGGAGAT GTTTTACCATGCTTATGACAACTATATGACTTATGCATTTCCA CATGATGAATTGAAGCCTCTAACCAAAAGTTTCACTGACTCCCTTAGTGAGCTTGGCAACCTAAAT CTTGAACATTTGCCAAATGATTACAATGGATCTGCACTTACACTAGTCGAATCGTTGTCAAG TCTTGTTGTCTTAGGTAACCTCACGGAGTTTGAAAGAGGAGTTCTCTGGCTTTCAGAGAACCTAACATTTGATGTTGATGCTCGAATAAATCTTTTTGAG TGCAACATAAGACTTCTTGGGGGGCTTATTTCTGGTCATATTCTTGCAAAGGAGCACATCAGTCATCTTAAAGATGGACCATATCAGGACCAGTTACTACATCTTGCTGAAAATTTAGGAAGTCGTTTTCTACCAGCTTTTGAGACACCTACTGGATTGCCATACGCATGGATCAATCTTAAG TATGGAGTGATGGAAAATGAAACAACTGAGACAAGCACATCAGGGTGTG GTTCTCTGATTCTTGAAATGGGTGCATTATCACGTTTGACGGGTGATTCTAGATATGAGGCTGCAGCTCTTCGTGCTCTTCGTAAGTTGTGGAGCATGAGAAGTTCGCTAAATCTTGTAGGCACAACCCTTGATGTCTTGACTGGCAAGTGGATTGAATATTCATCAGGCATTGGTGCTG GAGTTGATTCATTTTATGAGTATTTGATTAAGGCGTATGTTCTTTTCGGAAGCGAAGAATACTGGGATATGTTTCATTCAGCTTACCTTGCAGTGCAGAAGTATTTCCGACATGGCCCATG GTATCATGAGGCTGATATGAGGACCGGAGAAGCAACACACTGGCAACTAACTAGCCTTCAAGCCTTCTGGCCAGGTCTTCAG ACACTTCTAGGAGATGTTGCTGCTGCAAATATATCACATCGTGAATTTTACAATGTATGGCAAAGGTTTGGTGTTCTGCCGGAAAG ATATCTTTTGGACTTCGGAATGTTGCATCCTACAGAGAAGTATTATCCTTTACGTCCAGAGTTTGCTGAGTCTACATTTTATCTTTATCAAGCAACTAAAG ATCCTTGGTATCTAGAAGTTGGTGAAGCTATCATTGGATCCCTTAATTACTATACTAAAGTGGATGGAGGTTTTGCTAGTGTCAGGGATGTTTCGACAATGAAACTTGAAGATCATCAACATAGCTTCTTTCTTTCAGAAAC CTGCAaatatctttttcttctctaCGATGATTCATTCTTGAGGaaccaaaattacatatttaccACGGAGGGTCACCCCCTTCCAATAAGGAGCACATGGCACGAGATAATCCCGACAACGCATGTTCCCAGCAACTGGACATTCGTTAAG GATGACAACCAACCCTTCCGTGTGAGCGCATTGTCGTCTCAAGTTTGTCCAGAAACGATTTTCCGGCAAAGCGTTGGCTCCCCGTGGGAGAGTGCATGCCATGTACCAGACGTGTTGCCTACCCACAGATGCAGGACCGATGATGACTGTGGAGTGGAGGCCGTATCATGCAGGAGAAGAACTTGCAGTATGGCTGGCTACTGCGGCTTGTGGCTGGGGgtttattag